One part of the Lycium ferocissimum isolate CSIRO_LF1 chromosome 8, AGI_CSIRO_Lferr_CH_V1, whole genome shotgun sequence genome encodes these proteins:
- the LOC132066241 gene encoding cytosolic sulfotransferase 5-like — protein MSDKESLLHSGEDIDKLIEQLPKALYSDKIELCEWEGFWCEPTLIKAAMIFKKTFKSDPNDVLLASSVKTGTTWLKAICVCIMQDNKDEQDVLVKDNPHFHVPTIEAMDYYIKSPANDLYTMPYPRLFHTHLPYKVLPDSIKNSDYCKIIYIVRNPKDTLISMWHFFNNHKRVENFFPLEKAVECFCNGVHHYGPFFEHVLEYWEESKRRPQKILFLKYEDLKIDPKKEVDKIALFLGKPFGNEEDLEKVLWRCSLERLKNLEVNKSGSLFTVVPNSSFFRKGIVGDWKNYMTPEMEEKLEKITSLKLQGSGLEL, from the exons ATGAGTGACAAAGAATCATTACTTCATAGTGGAGAAGACATAGACAAATTGATAGAACAGTTGCCTAAAGCTCTTTATAGCGATAAAATTGAACTTTGTGAATGGGAAGGTTTTTGGTGTGAGCCTACCCTAATAAAGGCAGCCATGATCTTCAagaaaaccttcaaatcagACCCTAACGATGTTCTCTTGGCATCCTCCGTGAAAACAG GTACAACATGGCTCAAGGCCATATGTGTATGCATCATGCAAGATAACAAAGATGAACAAGACGTCTTAGTGAAGGATAATCCTCATTTTCATGTTCCAACAATAGAGGCCATGGATTATTATATAAAATCTCCAGCTAATGATCTATACACTATGCCCTATCCAAGACTATTTCACACTCATTTGCCTTATAAGGTATTGCCAGATTCAATCAAGAATTCAGATTATTGCAAGATTATATACATAGTTAGAAACCCTAAAGATACCCTAATTTCCATGTGGCATTTCTTCAATAACCATAAGCGTGTAGAAAATTTCTTCCCTTTAGAAAAAGCTGTGGAGTGCTTTTGCAATGGGGTTCATCACTATGGACCATTCTTTGAacacgttcttgaatattgggAAGAAAGTAAAAGGAGACCTCAGAAAATACTATTCTTGAAGTATGAAGACTTGAAAATAGACCCTAAGAaggaagttgataaaatagcCTTGTTTCTTGGGAAACCTTTTGGTAATGAAGAGGATTTGGAGAAAGTTTTGTGGAGGTGTAGCTTGGAGAGGCTTAAGAATTTGGAGGTTAATAAGAGTGGATCACTCTTCACTGTAGTTCCTAATAGTTCATTTTTTAGGAAAGGGATTGTTGGAGATTGGAAAAATTACATGACACCTGAAATGGAAGAGAAACTTGAGAAGATTACTAGCTTGAAGCTCCAAGGGAGTGGCCTTGAACTTTGA
- the LOC132067904 gene encoding uncharacterized protein LOC132067904 — protein MDLTFAPKYPLISAPIPNLCKFATFLFHPLNTCAPRGFSCVRKVYMSWFEGIDEARVLIAPEPSKDGNKVEQLLSLQHPKSGNATCYLSVDGSLQELHWFKQSYGSWFLGDYVCEDGRLYTATPVDPVFVLLPIFEEGRMKKKDDPGKFRQVDEIIYVVGYPGYQHLSSVAENCMQVVCDVKDIGTTKFFRLNDEKVLKWLCLKVIQLKKTLLTLDKNYAARDKKEILMDAVSIIGEYLKDEPWLKLLCSKLSIDLQDDTKASNSEIHSSPTENGFDSFNYEQGKSESQEKTTRGKRQTKKIKVETNSLNIKDMFSRATRRGR, from the exons ATGGACTTAACATTCGCACCAAAATACCCTTTAATTTCAGCGCCAATTCCAAATTTATGCAAATTTGCTACTTTCCTCTTTCATCCACTG AATACTTGTGCTCCCAGAGGTTTTTCTTGTGTTAGAAAGGTTTACATGTCTTGGTTTGAGGGTATTGATGAAGCTCGTGTTCTTATTGCACCAG AGCCTTCTAAGGATGGGAACAAGGTAGAACAGCTATTATCTCTCCAACATCCCAAATCTG GAAATGCAACATGTTACCTTTCTGTTGATGGATCTCTTCAAGAACTTCACTGGTTCAAGCAATCTTATGGGTCTTGGTTCCTTGGGGATTATGTATGTGAAG ATGGCCGTTTGTATACTGCAACTCCAGTGGATCCAGTTTTTGTTCTGTTACCTATATTTGAAGAAGGAAGAATGAAG AAAAAGGATGATCCAGGAAAGTTTAGGCAAGTGGATGAAATAATTTATGTTGTTGGCTATCCTGGATATCAACATCTTTCTTCTGTTGCTGAGAACTGCATGCAAGTGGTTTGTGATGTCAAAG ATATTGGAACAACAAAGTTTTTCAGGCTTAATGATGAGAAGGTGCTAAAGTGGTTATGCTTGAAG GTAATCCAATTAAAGAAGACTTTGTTGACATTGGATAAGAACTATGCTGCTCGagataagaaagaaatat TGATGGATGCAGTATCTATAATTGGAGAGTACTTGAAGGACGAGCCTTGGTTGAAGCTCCTCTGCAGCAAATTAAG CATAGACTTGCAAGATGATACAAAAGCGTCAAATTCTGAAATACATTCATCACCAACAGAAAATGGTTTCGACTCCTTCAATTATGAACAG GGAAAGAGTGAAAGTCAGGAAAAGACTACTAGGGGCAAAAGGCAGACTAAAAAGATCAAAGTGGAGACCAACTCCCTTAATATCAAAGACATGTTTAGTAGGGCTACTAGGAGGGGAAGATGA